The DNA sequence GCACTGTTGATATTCTCTTTAACCCCGAGCACCTGTTTCACATGATCCCCCCAGGAGGGCTtctttgatttcatgtttcGTGTTTACTTCAAGTGTATTGAAGCATTCTGACTCTTGACACATCCTTCATAATAAGACCTAAACAAGTATAATCATCACTAAATGCAATCTCTAATTTTCCATCTTGCTGTGTCCCGTGTAGAGCCAAACAAGACACTGTGTGTTACTATGGAAACAGAGGCAGCCCTGAACCCATCCATCTAAAGCCaggtctgtgtttttaatatggTTGCTGTAGGAACAGTTCATTTCGCATTTTTACCTCACCTTTCGGCCTATGGCCTATTCCTGTTAGCCTGACATTTCCATGTTGATATTGCTCTCGGATTTGCCACGAGGTCACTAACCACGCTTACTATTGTggatgtttgtctttatttttcacatgcCCCTCAGCAGGAATCTATGGCTTGAGTAATTCTTTGCTGGACACTCCGTGGAGGAAACTGCTGCAAGGCAAGCGTCACTTCACCAGTGTGGTCAATGACCAGTCCCTGTCCTGCGATGGACTGGTGCAGGAGCTTCTCAGCGTCCTCAATAATGAGGAACTGTGAGTGGTTAACACCCACTTAGACATTGCTGTAGATTCACTCCTCATAACAGTAACTTGTCATCTTGATTTATGTTCATAAATAATCTCATTGTTATACTTAATTTACTAATGGGTAAGATATCAATCAAATGCTAGTAATGGTGTCATGAATGTTTGGTATCTACATCTACATTCACTAGTCCCGTAGAGTGGTTTGTTAAATTTGATCAGGTCAGGTGCCATGTGTAGGGTCAACATTGCTTGATTCAgtgtgtgcagagctggacAGAGTCCCTGGAACATGCCAGAAATACTGTGTCAGGGCTCTGAATCAGCTGCTGAATGGGATTGCAATTTTAGCTCCAGCTTGTGTCAGCCCCTTTTGATGACACGGTGTCTTTAGTTATAATACCTAAAGGGTATAACAAACATAATGACAATTTATTATGAGAATATGATTCTGGTTTCTTGCAGAGAGTGAGAAGACCAATAAGGTTTAAATGTCTCTAGACACATAATATAAAACCACAGCTCGTTTCTTTTGTCATCACCTGCGCTTGTGCAGCAAACCAGCCAAGACTTCATTAATGTGCCCTGTTTAGAAATATAACTTCTCGATTTTTATACATATTAAACGCCCATCACAATGGGCCATATTAATTATAGGTGAGCTTTAGAGGTATGAAGAAGAATCaatttccagtctttgtgccaGGCTAAACTAACAGGCTGCTGGTTTCGGTGTACTTCTGGTGTATAATCATGACTCTCTGCAAGAAAATGAATACGTCCAAccattcattttccattttgagTGTAatgagttgtttttattttaaataactgGGTCAGAGAGGGGATTTGTTTAACATCTGTCTGATAGATTGTTGTTTGTGATTTCCCCTTGCACTCTGCACATATTTGTAATATAGAAATGATTTTCAAAGCTGATACAAATGATAGCTAACCCCCTTGTTGTTTACACATTACAGCCTTAGTGGATGTTACACACCAGTAGATTTCTTATTCAAATGTACTGCATGGGCACTCACAATGATAATTGCGTTTTTATTGTGGGTTtgttaaacagaaacacacctgatccaGCTCAGGAGAGCCAGGGTGATGGTTATAGCCAGCCCATGATCCAGGCTCTGTCAGCGGTGTGTGTTCGCTCACCTCATTATGGCACAAGGTCAGTGTCTTCCACTCATCAAAACTCTATAtccctttgtttgtttctaccTGAGGTGACTGACAGGGCTGTGCTCACCTGCTAGATCATAGAGAGAACATAAAACCCCAGTGTAATCAATCCTCTacagcaaagaaataaaaaggggTTCTGTGGATACAGAGACTGTCCTGTAGCCAGAAGGTCAGAAGATCTGTCATTGCCAAAGCCTTAAGCAAGGCACTGTCTGCCACTGCCTGCTCAGTGTCAATCAAGTCAAATGTGACTTTACCATAGTTGTCCCTGAGAGTTACTCCTTCCCCTCACCCATAGTCTTAGatatttttaaagcattttttgttgATAATCTCTATGTTATATTTGTCTGCTTGTATCCCCTTGTGTCCCTGCACATTTAGGACCAACACAATTATCCTCATAGACGCAGAAGATAACGTGACCTTCACAGAGCGCACCATGCTCGACTGTGACACAAGCAAGTGGAGCACCACTTCTTTCCAGTTCCAACTACAGGTGTGAAGACATGAATGAGGATACCAGCTCTGTGCCTTTCAGCATCACCTTTCCTTCAGTCTCCCCCTTCCTCCAGCTGTACCTCACCATCGCAGCAACGTGACCATGAAGACTCGTCTGCACTTTTTCTTCTGCTAGTCTGTACCGGCTGCCTCATTACCATCAGTGATATGTGTTTCTTATTCTTGATTTAAGTTAAAATGCATCTGTTGAAAGTGTGTGCTAATTTAAAAAATTGCCAAAGAACATTTATAATTTTGTAGAGGAAAATATTTTACCTACATGTCACAGAAGAGCAGGATTGGGCTGCTCCAGAAAGTCTAATCCATCACAGATTGCCGGCAGCCTGCTTTGATATGTGATCTATACCATCGTGCACAGGATTATTTTCATGCGATATAATTTATTCTTGTTGGtgtcagatttctttctttaaatcGGTGATGTGGAGTGAATATGAACTTAATGCATCTCTAGACTGCAGTTTGAGATTGCatcctttaaaaacagcaatgaaAAAATCGTATTTCAACTGATTTAGATAATAGGAATTCATAGatggaaagattttttttcccatagaATGTGTTCATCTGATTAAAGATCACAGTAATTGTCATATATTAGCGTTACAAACTACTTTTTAAATTTCCGATCACTGttacatgtattttattatgtATGCCACAGCTCTGCACAACAGTAGTCTCAGTGTTGGTCACAACAGATGTTTCCATGTTAATTGCAGATACTTTCAGGCACTGGATATCTGACCGCTTCcatgataaaacaacaaattttacagctgcttgacaataaaaacagtttatCCAAACACTCACATTTGGCTAAACCATGTTTTAGTAACCATGTGTGTTAATGCATCTCTTAGATGACTATTGC is a window from the Acanthopagrus latus isolate v.2019 chromosome 5, fAcaLat1.1, whole genome shotgun sequence genome containing:
- the tango2 gene encoding transport and Golgi organization protein 2 homolog isoform X1, whose protein sequence is MCIIFFKFDPRPASKNAYRLILAANRDEFYNRPSKAADFWGTNSEILSGLDQEYGKEGGSWLGINKRGKMAAITNYMEGRPNPDAQGRGFLVSNYLMDKDQDSYSYLKKVSQESHLYNGFNLITAEFRAKQDTVCYYGNRGSPEPIHLKPAGIYGLSNSLLDTPWRKLLQGKRHFTSVVNDQSLSCDGLVQELLSVLNNEELNTPDPAQESQGDGYSQPMIQALSAVCVRSPHYGTRTNTIILIDAEDNVTFTERTMLDCDTSKWSTTSFQFQLQV
- the tango2 gene encoding transport and Golgi organization protein 2 homolog isoform X2, encoding MCIIFFKFDPRPASKNAYRLILAANRDEFYNRPSKAADFWGTNSEILSGLDQEYGKEGGSWLGINKRGKMAAITNYMEGRPNPDAQGRGFLVSNYLMDKDQDSYSYLKKVSQESHLYNGFNLITAEFRAKQDTVCYYGNRGSPEPIHLKPGIYGLSNSLLDTPWRKLLQGKRHFTSVVNDQSLSCDGLVQELLSVLNNEELNTPDPAQESQGDGYSQPMIQALSAVCVRSPHYGTRTNTIILIDAEDNVTFTERTMLDCDTSKWSTTSFQFQLQV